TTTATTGCTAAGATTTATGTAATAGCTTAGGCTGTGTTCGCCATCCTGCCACATgcagtgtgtgttttaaaggCTCCCTGATTATAATCAACAGGATAACCAGACGTTTTAGGAACCGTTCATTTAACATCTTTATTTGATACTCTATCTTATATGAGACATTGCAGCCTCAGAGGAAGAATCTTTGAGCAGAAGATCCTAGTTGATGTTTCATTGTGTGTGTTAAGATCTGGCCTCGAGCAAGTTTTATGAAGATTTTGAAGTGCTTATCTATTTGATCTGTTGAGCTTATTGGTCTAAGTATGCAAATTCCATTAATTTTtcctaaattaaacatttttctgaATGGTATTAAACATAtcaatttatatgtaaaaaaaaaaaaaattaagctctTGAGTATTTTGCGGCATTTCTCTCTCAGATTATCCTTTGTAGGACCTTGAAGCTTTTGTCTTCTGTCTATACATGATTATCATTATGGATTCCTTAAAGAGCTCTCAAGCATATCAACTTTGTACTTACACCGAAGTGTATTCTTAACTGTATGTAAACTCTGTGTATATTTATCCACAGCCACTTCTCTCAGACATCATATCTTCATTACAGTCACACTTTTGTGTATAGGTGAAGCTTAAATCATTTAGAGTTGTTTATCTAACTTAAAGCGGAGTGTATATATCCTACTTCTGTGTTAGTTATCTTAGAAAAATAGTATTTCGTTTGACAAGGAGATCAGGCTGCAGCTGTAAAACTTGATATAGGCCTTCTTCCCCATCAATTTACACTGTGTTCTTGCTCCATTTTCCTTCAATCTTCTATTATTGAGTCTTAAATTGGATACTGTCTACTTTCAAGAGAAAGCAAATGTTCACCAAATCTATTGTATTAGTATTTCTTTAGCAACAGCATCCAGATATTATACACTTTTTCAAGATATTTATGCACACAACAttgactttaaaggattagttcacttcagaattaaaattttctgataatttactcacccccatgtcatccaggaTGTTCATGTCttcctttcttcagtcgaaaagaattaaggtttttgaggaaaacattccaggatttttctccatattgtggacttcactggggtacaccGGGTGGAAGGTCcgaattgcagtttcagtgcagcttcaaagcgctctACGCGATCctagctgaggaataagggtcttgtctagtgaaacaatcggtcattttctaaaaaaaaataaaaatgtatatactttttaaccacaaatgctagtcttgcactagctctgcgatccgccaCACGACGTAATCACGCTACAAAGGTCATGCATGACGTAGGTGAAAGtacagatccagtgtctacaaagcgaatgtgcaaagattaagccaaacgtcctttacaaaaaaaaggtaaaacaacgatattgaatgatttttaaagttggaggagaaaatgagatggagtttttcaccctaccatGGCACTTCCGCCttcgtcacgtgtgacctttctaatgtgattacgtcatgcgtggcgcatcgcagagcagtgcaagatgagtatttgtggttaaaaaaagtatataatttttttttttttttaagaaaatgaccgaacatttcgctagataagacccttattcctcgtctgggatcgtgtagagtcctttgaagctgcattgaaactgcaatttggaccactatatggagaaaaatcctggaatgttttcctcaaaaacctttatttctttttgactgaagaaagaaagacatgaacatcttggatgacatgggggtgagtaaattatcaggaaattttaattctgaagtaaactaatcccTTAAGGCATTCCTActcaattcaaacatttttcattgGAATTCATGGAACAAGTAAGGAGAAGTCCatcttaagaaaaaaatctcTAGAAAAACAGATAATGTCCTGGCAGAAGATTACCAGTACTTTTTACATCAAGTTTACCGACATTTCCTTCAAccctaaaacaaacacaatgcaatgatgaatacagtaaaatacacctgtaaaaagaaagaaagttccCTATTTTATGGACTTTTCTTAGAGTGTATGTTGGAAATTTTTGGAATTTTATTATTGTCTAACACACTATTCAATGATATCTATTAAGTTGtttaataacaaaacattatttgtgaatttgacttgttttagttttgttttatggGCCTATTACTAATTATGTGGAAGTAGTAGTACTGAACAAAGTATagcaacacttttttttctccaactGAAATCCATAAATCTAtaaaattatgcaaatgaaAGGCATTTAGGTGCGTTCTTTACACAAACATCAGTGAGTGTTTAAGTAACATTTAGGGACACTAAATCATTATTCAGTTAAAATTGTGTTCTAAACCCTAAAATAGGATTAAAGTGATTGCACTgcttttacagtgtaatttgtttatgaatttatttatattagccTGAGGTTCTTGTTTTCACATGCAGCTCACATTAAAGAGGTGACTACATAAGCTTGACAAACATTCTGTAATGAGAAGGTCAAAAACCAACCAGTTTGAATTAGATTTGAATAGGGAAGTAGGGCTTGTTCCTGGAAGTATTAGGAGTAAAGGAATCAATAGCACTATATGTGAGCAATTATAATCTTTTAAAACTAGAAGTGGTGCCTAGACAGCTCTGATAACCTCATGCAAACTTTTTCCCTTTGGCAATTATTTCATTATCTAGTTTCTGAGTATTGCTGATGATGAGATAGTCCAAGGCTGTCCATTATGTAATAGCTGTTGATCCAAGGCACTTGCTCACTGCGTGAGACCAAGCACTGACCAACAGTGAGTTTTACGGAGCGAAGGGGTCTAAATCTCAGCCGATGCTTgtcattttttgcatttttcatcacTGAACTACCTGAGTGATGCCAACGAGACCTCGTCCCAGCGCAGCAGCGGCTTTCACGAATGCAGCGCATGAATATTATCTCGAGCAGCACGCTACTTCGGAAGTAGGTCACCGATTAAACGTGTCTTGTCAGCTGTGTGCTCCCCTCGTTTCATTTCACTGTTGAACATCGATATTGTTGTAATAGCCCAACAACAGGACCCTCGTTGCTCGCGGAATGTGATTATTTGATCGGGAATACAGCGGAGTGAGTGGATGACGAGGTAAATGAAGGATTACTAATCTGTTTTATCTTGGTTATGCGCTTTTCTCTCGCGCTCGCTCTcttgcgctctctctctctggtggGGAAATAGCCTGAAATATGACATGATTCGTAATCATTGCTGTATGAATTCGGTTCGAGAGACGCTTTTTAGTTAGACTTGCGAAAACTGTTCTTTCATCGTGCTCAGGATACCATCGCGAAGCTCGGAAATTTCGGCAGGGACCGACCGAGCGCTACACGCTTCGGCGTTTGATTCTCACGGTTGGCCGTTTAGTGGCATTTTCAGCACTGACATTAATTGCTCGGTTTCGAGTTTTCCGTGCTGGTTCGGTTTCGCTGTTGGGAGGTATGCGGTGGCAGAAACAGTAGGATGTGAGGCGAACAgcgctgtttttttttagtgtgtgtgaTACGCCCTATGAGCCGCGCGAGCTCCACTCATCATCATACACCTCCAGCACGCGCTTGCCGCCTTTATCCCGGATTACTTTAATCGCGCTGTACATTTCACTCTGATGTGTTTCCtcctttctttcagttttttttccaaATCCACACCTTCACCTTCTCCGTATCTGCAGTGTAGGAGGAAAAAAGAACAACATCTATTTGTGTACAGTGAGGGGTGAATTTCAAATTACACGAAGGAAAGAGCAACTTATTTCCTCTCTACATGTCAGATATCACGTTAAACCGCATTAACCCCACTATTAAAGCGCATACTGGATACATTTTCTCTTTAACGTTTTCGTTTTACGCCCGAAAGGCCAGATGGCTATCCGGTTATTTGCCAGAAAGTCGGGCTGATACCTCAACCCGAAAAAAACACCCGGAATTGTGGTTAATTATGGGCAGCAGTCCATTTCCCTTCACCCCTCTTGAAACTAGAAAGGGAACCTCTAATTTTCCACAATATCGTGCCAAAAATTCATCCTCCAGCTACCTTCCACTGGAGAGTTTGTGTTGTGTCACTCAATTGGACATGACCGGCAGTTAGTGTATTATTTTATGAGCCACACATCCCTCCAGATCAATAACTTGTGACATTCAAAGAATTACAGACTGTTGATTTAGCTTTTCGTGGCACTTTAATTTAAAGCTTTTAACATTTGTGAACATACTGTAGGTTTTAATTGCTGTAAtctttaaattactttataaagcAACAGAAGAGAAGTAGTATGCTTTCATcctataattttatttttttctgggttaatgctggttcttcATATTGGAGATTTTAGATGTttgttttacacacacacacacacacacatatatatatatatatatatatatatatatatctaataACCAAAtccaatatttaatatttttaaatatttaatgataaTACAGTGTTAACAACAAATCACAACAAAACTTATTAAACATAatgcatattttaataatagtaattataaataacattgTAAAGATAAATATTGATGTCTACTGTAAATGTGTatgtttggatattttacttttagtATAACCTGTTCAGTTAAAGTAGTCACTTTTGTGGTCAGAACTAAGGAATGATTCCCCTCTTTATCTGGCACGGCTGAatgattttaaatggttgaGCAGTAGGGCAGCTGAAGAGGATTGTTGCTGAAATGAGAGAATGCTACAGTTGTCAATTATTGTAGATGCCTTTTTGTGTCCttattttacagtgtggttTTGGGAATatgaaacataaaaatgtttctttcatGGGTGCTAAACTTGCTCTGTGCGTTGTAAAGGAGAGCACTGCATGCGTCTGAGGTTGACTGATGGTTATGATGACCTCTTTTATTTGACAGATGGAGATTCAAATACAGCAGCTGTCAAACTTAATAACCGAGCACATGAATAAATGAATCTTTTCACACAATCCAAGCAAGCCTGTAGCATTCATACTTTTTCAAATCTCCTCTGCCTTTCATGGTGGAGCACAGTGATACTAATAATACAGAACATAAAActcaaaatcatatttaaacTAAAGCAATGCATCAAAGTTTAAAAGATGTCTTTGACTAATAATAGCTAAGTCTAACTTCAGAGTCAGCTGGAAAGCCTCAAGGACTTCTGTTCCTTTTAAAGAAAGAGGAACTTGTCAATAGGTCAAAGCAGTTAGTGTTTTGTGTCAGTTAGTGTTAAATTTCATATGGAGCCCAATTACTGTCatatgtctctgtgtgtgtttgacccCCTGACTTGCCTTTCAGCTAATCAGTAGGTCTTGGGGAAACATGTTGGACATGTTAAATCTCCAGGATGTCATCAGAAAGATCTTCTCATAGTGAGGAAATATTGATGAATGTGTTTGAATATTTCTTGCATTCATTTGTCATCTGACATTTGAGTTTATAAGTATTTAACTTTATGTACCACAAAATTGCAAgtcaaatatttgttttatttcgaGAGCAACAATTTAATGGGCATCCTGACTAATTTTTACAGATCAGGTGTCACTGTGTCTCTTAAAGCAATATCCTGTCATAAGTTACTTATCATCATGTTGTTTTAATGCTATTGAAAGGTCCAGTCATTGAACTTACATGACAAAGGACAtgttaaacatgtttttgtaatttgcagaagaaagaaagcgaTACGATTTCCAACACAAGGGTgaatgaatgatgacagaatgttcatttttgggtgaaatatccctttaaataatgcaatatgtAAATAAGAATAGCTGACCTAAGTTTCAGACATTGTAGTAATATCACATCAATCATAACACACAATGTCATAATATTACGTTTTGCGGTCTCTCTGTATATGTTTTAGCAATTACTTCATCGTTCATTTGAATAATGGACATAGGCTAATTATGGCAGTGTTCCAGGTCTATTAGAGTCGAATGTAATCAGTTCTTGAAGCCTGTTTCGCCAGTATGTGCTAAAGGAATGATTTAGGTCAAATCTCAGAAGTGTAACTAGCCTGCtaagataaaatattaaaagaatgTTATTTATGCATTGTGTGAATTTACATAGAGGCTGTTACAAAAGGCCAAAACAACATTTgctcattaaaaaaattgtttattgcACCTACGCCGTTTAGTAATCATGTTTGTCCCTTCCcaattaaaaatctttaaactCTTGCCAGACCAGAAACCTGATTAGGGTGGCACATAAGGCCACATTTGTGCTGATTTTTCAGCTTTAGTTTACATAGTCGgttgcattaatattaattagtaaAGGTTATGAAATTCCTAATGGCTCCTGTACACATAGATTTAATCATAGCAGTTACAGCTTTgaaattagtaattaataatgcTTTATATTTTCCTTTATAGGTTTTGCATGACAGAGTGTGATGACCCATGCACGGCAGAGGAACTCTTTATGTGGATATAAGAGTGAATCTGCGGACCAGGTGAGCTGTCAGACAACTATGGACAGAACTTGGCCAGAAAAGAAGGCTAAAAAATGCTCTACCCAAAGAGGAAAAGTTAAGGAAATAAAAGGGAAGACCACAGAGAGAGACCGGAAGCTGTACCCCCTCAGGGGACGACATGGATTGGGTGAAGTGAGCGCGCTTAACTGCTGTGTCGTACTGACGCGCTTGGACGAGAGCGAAACGTGTAGGAACAGCATGAAGGGCAAGGAGAAGGAAATGCAGGTGAAGGCGAAAATCTGCAAGTGTCGCAAGAAAACTTGTAAGACTTGCCAGTCAGCGCCTGAACCAAAAAGCAAAGTGAAACCGGATAAATCTGCCTTATACACAGAATTCGTCCTTGAACCTCGTCAGAGACGGCTGGCCTCTCTGAATGCAGAGGCCGTTAACAGTCTGCTGTTGGACAGAGAGGACCCCCAACAGGCATCAAAACTCTCAAAGAAGCAGCAACAGACAAAAGGAGACACTTCTATCTCTAAAGACACAGTGAAAGATAATGATTGTTCTAGAAAAGTCCAAGACAACCGTAAACGCACATGTACCGGAGAGACTGAACAATGTCGAAACCACAAAAAAGCGAAGACGGAGGCTGACGCTATTGATCTACAGACTCTAAACAGTCCTGCTCCCAAGCGCCTGGCTGGTTTAAATGCGGCCGCCCTGCTCAAGCTGACCAGCACGTCCTCTGGAGTGAAGCGCAGAGGTAAAACAGATGGCAAACCGACCGGCGGAGGAGTGCGAGGGAAACCGCTACAGTCTAAATCACGTAAACAGCAGCACAACTTGGCCTGTCAGTCCAAGTTAAAAGTAGCGCAGCAATGCTGCAGCCTCTGCGAGAAGCAAGCCCTCCACACTGAGGCATTGTGGGACGGGAGCACAGGAAGCCATGGCTTTATTAGCCCCAGATATCAGTGCAGATCCATGCTCAGCTTTCCCCTGAAGCCTGTGAAGGAAGAGAAAACAGAGACTGATGTGAAATCATATTACTGCTGTTCCCAGGAGAGATCAGTGGAGTACTGCCATAGACTAGCCCTGTTCCTCGGCCAGAAAACCTTCCCGGAAACCGATGAACATTCTCTGAAGGGATTTCTTCCTTCTCCTCACACGCTGACACATCCAGCTATGCCCATCGGTGCCCATTCCTATCCCTGTTACCCTGGGTACTATGTCCACATTGCCCATCACGGGACTCCGGCGCTTCCCGTAAGCTCAAATCCAGGAAGCCACGCGCCCTCGTCCGTACCCCCACTGGCGATGCGCACTAGTGGGGTCCAGAGACCAAAATTGCTGCCCTCTTCGGTTTCCCATCCTACAGGGATCCCTCATCCGGCGTACTGTAACTCTGTGGGCACCTGCTACGGAGAAGCCTGCAGGCTCAACAGCTATGCCTACAGACCCACGCAACCCATCACTAGCAGGGGCTGCTCGTACAACGCAGGATGCTCCAGCTGCATGCACAAAGTGGAAAAAGGTAGGATGGGAAAtggaatgaaagaaaaaaatgtctctTGCTCCATAACTGTAACCACTagggccctgtttccacctggtattaagatgcgttttggtcgatcggatcataagtggacgagggagacacatactcATTTATAGctggtattttaatccgtcctttttgtccactttcaaccacttctgtcctgatttctttgaggggatgGTCTATGGGCGGACAAATGTAAGGGTTTTTTCACATCTTTCAATCTAAtagacaaaataagcttgctcaatttacatatgaacgcgcccatgatgatggaaaaacatacggagagcagccactttcgtttctgctcttaCAGCTGCAAGACCGGCCGAACGCGAtgagtgcgtgttagaaatcaggaatggtgagagaacattgtgcttggtacgtttttcatcttcaaaccaaacttgggtcttcagccgacaaagtttaaatcccatctggctagtgcgcttcccatgtttacgcattaggtcagtaggcggagagtaggtcTTTCGTGGCTGTTCGAACgcattcaaccacatgagcaTTTCCAATATTAAAGCAATCCAGTCAAATgcgtttttgactacctctggaagtggtcgaaagtggacaagctcaaaatgttttacaccccatttacacctgtatttagtgttgtccacttgtgatccgatcgaccaaaacgcatcttaataccaggtggaaacagggcctaggATGTTTGATCATTTGAACTTGACACAGTTTGCCTTCTGTTCTTGTGATTGATTGAAGTGTGGAGGAGAGAGTGAGAATTGGTAAACTGTAAAGCTTTTCACACATGAAAtggttaaccctgggtcattctaaaccccagataaacagaatcctgggttatcaTAATTCACGTTTCACGCTGCTCATACTAGGGTTGTGCCGATGGACGATATCACCATCGTGATGCCACGCCCCCGCCCCACTCCGCTGCGAGTCTTGCAAGTCgacaccatagactgtaaaaaaaaaatacacacactaaTCCTAGTCTCTTCTATAGACTATAGTTAACCTAAAATCTTTGCAGGAATTGCTCTGTAAATTAAATTGAGAATATAACTAATGCatatatgctattttaaatacTGTAGTCTATGCCAGAGACGTGATGTGTGTTAGTCTGTGAAAATACCGTGTCAGGCATTTGATCTTGACATTGTTAGAATCTTGTCTTTTTAACATGTCTAACactgtacatttaacttaaaatattaaattttgtACAAGAAAACAGCCcttattaatgaattattagTAGCCTATTGTAGTGTCTTGGGAGATTGTGCTGATTGTTACATAGCTCTGTGGCTATACTGCACTGAAGCGGCAGTTTAAGATATAAACCCAGAATTCAGCGAACGTCAATTAACTTTTGTCTGGTTAATAAATACCTTTAAAGACAATTTTCCTTGGCCATAATGTCAAATCAAATGAAAGAATGAAGGTGATTCTGATAAcacaaatttattaaaacacagaaGAACAACAAAGAACAAGAACGCCATTGTATCAACTCTTTAAGTGGAAGGAcgctactttttttttcccctcacgtGCAACCTATTGGAAAGCCCGGATGACGAAATTATAgtttttaagaagaaaaaaatatttatgtaaagagatatattaaaataaaaagtgcttaAAAGTGCACAACTCTTCTTAAGTGGAAGAAAGCTACTTTTTCCCCTTACGTGCAACCTATTGGAAAGCCCGGATGAGTCATTAGTTGGGTTAGTAAAATAACGAAATTATAGCTTTTAAGTAGAAAATAGTATTTATGTaaagaaatacattaaaataaaaagtgcacaaCTCTTCTTAAGTGGAAGGAAGCTACTTTCCCCCCTCACGTGCAACCTATTGGAAAGCGCGGATGAGTCATTAGTTGGGTTAGTAAAATAACGAAATTATAGGTtttaagtagaaaaaaaaattatgtaaagagatatattaaaataaaaagtgcttaAAAGTGCACAACTCTTTTTAAGTGGAAGAAagctacttttttttccccttacgtGCAACTTATTGGAAAGCCCGGATGAGTCATTAGttgggaaataaaataaataaagtaataaagtaaaataacgaataataattatataataacgaaaaatttaaataatcccCCGACGATATCATCGTCCATAGCGATGTTTTACTGTAAACATCGTCAACTGCCAATTTAGGGGACATTGCCCAACCCTAGCTCATACTATAACCGGGGTTAAcagttaatcctgggtattcataaactgttgtttcacactgcacattcctaaaccccGGGCTAAAGACCTATTTgaatatttgcggtgtcagtgttACTGACTGGACAAACGAAGCACGTgacatgtttacataaaggctctagcattgcgcatcctcATATTACACATTGCTGTCTGTAATATCAAGTTTTTCTGAGTGAACTTTTCAAACTATAAAGATAAGAATGAAACAGTCTCTTCTTCACTTCAATTGGCACATTTTCCTTCGCCGTGTAACATTTTTCCTATCATACGCAGAAACGACTGTTTATACATTGATCGGTGTTTCCGTGACTGCCCAAGGCACGCGATTGGTTGTCGGTTACTAAGCGTCTAGTTATAACAttctaaaggtgatgatacaagGGGCAACTTTGCCAGGCAATGTTGCcgagcaatgttgcttgggcactttcccattgagaataaGCAACacatttctatctggatactttagatagGTCGCgggcaattttttgagatcctccaatcagaatgctaGCATCTGATCACGTGACCGGCTTGGAGAGTTCcgaaaaaaattcaaacaagatggcAGCCTCTCAGCGGCAATTGAGCGAAGAAAAGGAGCGTGAACTTATATCTTTTTACGCTGGTAAGTTGTCATGTGTCAACACAAAACAGGGAATTTATctcatttaatgcttaaaataccaacaaGTGTCCAATTTAATGTGTGTAGGCTGAAATTTAGCCAtcgaatgttttcagttaaatactaaaaagacgCATCTGTTAACGTCTGCAGTGGTGTAGGCTGTAGGGAGTGTGGCACGTGAAAGTAGCTTTTGACGCGATCAACCCAGGTTCGAATTCACCTTTTGCCAAACTTGCTCTCTTCCTTTTCTCATCACAAATCAGATTGGaaaggcatttatatttaataaaaatgaagaaaatatttgaaaaggtGAAATGAAGTGCCTtacaagtgtttaataataaagtatttgttgggttggcaatagatttgctcctctctgattggttgctgccAACTGTCCGTTGCCCTAATTAGTTGCCCTGTGTCTCACCAGGTTGCCCGTTGATGGCAACATTGCCCAGCAACATTGCGCAAAAATTTGCCCCGTGTATTATCACCTAACActgcatcgtttcacactgtttggcaccgcaatgcggggttttttgtttgttaatgGAACATTAGGAACATTTATATTGTAAAccttttttgcactttttttgaaagatcCTTTTATtcagataataaaaagaaatgtttcttgagcaccaatgCAATCAGCATAATGTGACTCTGAAAACtggaatgaatgaaaataaattaaaatagaaaacacttattttaaattaataatacacacagtatatatatatatatatatgtgtgcatgACTATACATATTGTTTGGAGGAGAACATTGGACTGGATGTAAAATGTATCTCTGGATTGATTTCCACAATCATCATACTATACCATGTTTGTATCCTCAGCCTTGACCCAGTCTCAGCAGTAgatgtctttatgaatgagctCACACAGTCTCTAAATTGATTGATCTAAAGGTCTAAAGGTGTACACAACAAATACAGTGACATTAAAAGATGTCAAGAGAAACCCCATCGAGGTTGCATCAAGGACTTGTGAAAAAAAGTAACGGCTTGTGTAGGagacaaatgaaatgaaatccCCTTCCCCAGCCACGTCACTGTGACATGTTCCCTGCAGTCTGTTGGTTTGCATGTGAGTAATTGCCACAGGTGGGGAGGGTGCTGGTTATTTTTGTTGGCAGGAGACTTGAACTGTCTGTTCATTGTGAGGTGGCAGCTGCGGTCTCGCAGCCGCCTGTGAACCTCAGCACAGGCAGAGACCTCCGCAGACATGCTCCCTTGTTGGTTTTTAACTACACGGCTGGGTTATACAATGTAATTTTTCACTCTCCGTAATCTCCGTTAATGAGACAGTAATCTGA
This window of the Ctenopharyngodon idella isolate HZGC_01 chromosome 17, HZGC01, whole genome shotgun sequence genome carries:
- the bahd1 gene encoding bromo adjacent homology domain-containing 1 protein, translating into MTHARQRNSLCGYKSESADQVSCQTTMDRTWPEKKAKKCSTQRGKVKEIKGKTTERDRKLYPLRGRHGLGEVSALNCCVVLTRLDESETCRNSMKGKEKEMQVKAKICKCRKKTCKTCQSAPEPKSKVKPDKSALYTEFVLEPRQRRLASLNAEAVNSLLLDREDPQQASKLSKKQQQTKGDTSISKDTVKDNDCSRKVQDNRKRTCTGETEQCRNHKKAKTEADAIDLQTLNSPAPKRLAGLNAAALLKLTSTSSGVKRRGKTDGKPTGGGVRGKPLQSKSRKQQHNLACQSKLKVAQQCCSLCEKQALHTEALWDGSTGSHGFISPRYQCRSMLSFPLKPVKEEKTETDVKSYYCCSQERSVEYCHRLALFLGQKTFPETDEHSLKGFLPSPHTLTHPAMPIGAHSYPCYPGYYVHIAHHGTPALPVSSNPGSHAPSSVPPLAMRTSGVQRPKLLPSSVSHPTGIPHPAYCNSVGTCYGEACRLNSYAYRPTQPITSRGCSYNAGCSSCMHKVEKEDYSYPLDDHSSSITMPSAMPLSICPISSVPPPTQSVPHLQTPLSDASRPQVKIRVGRECPQRAKPPSGSRSGVRDSAVCPHIKDGQLGAGHGSGSAKQPKISRRRATNGWLPVGVATEKEVFIAGEESTSLRRCYEGVQRDGEVIKVRDTVLLRSGPRKKSLPYVAKVSAFWEDPESGELMMSLFWYYRPEHTQGGRNPSMHCENEIFASRHQDENSVACIEDKCYVLTLAQYCRFCALVKCHEEGLRRRSPLVPPSDYVIPAHRCVPNDIDPDLVFVCRHVYDFRYGRLLKNLQ